One genomic region from Reichenbachiella ulvae encodes:
- a CDS encoding alpha/beta hydrolase: MKLRIELLVVLVLCTQISLAQEVIPLWKDGEMPNSKGMELKDSIVNERYLQSGKPVLRAFFSSKQENTGAAVLIIPGGGYHHVTYQISGDQIAKWFNTMGVNAFVLIYRLPLSPDLEQRELGPIQDAEQAMRMIRDRSVEWSIDQDRIGVWGCSAGGHLSAVLSNSQNLDARPDFSILVSPVIDLGIYAHEGSRDNLLGVGASTKKIEAYSVQNMVSSETPPTILFHADDDRSVSPMNSILYYEALKSNKTAASLHIFKSGGHNIALRNNPGATQLWTEICEEWLMESGYLKED, translated from the coding sequence ATGAAATTAAGAATTGAGTTGTTGGTAGTATTGGTATTATGTACTCAAATTTCTTTAGCTCAGGAGGTTATTCCCCTTTGGAAAGATGGGGAGATGCCCAATAGCAAAGGGATGGAGCTAAAGGATAGCATAGTGAATGAACGATATCTTCAGAGTGGGAAGCCTGTACTTCGAGCTTTTTTTTCATCCAAACAGGAAAATACTGGTGCTGCTGTATTGATTATTCCTGGTGGAGGTTATCATCATGTTACTTACCAAATCAGTGGTGATCAAATCGCTAAGTGGTTCAATACCATGGGAGTCAATGCATTTGTTTTGATTTATAGACTCCCACTTTCTCCAGATCTTGAGCAGAGAGAATTGGGGCCTATACAAGATGCTGAACAAGCCATGCGCATGATCCGAGACCGTTCTGTAGAATGGTCGATAGATCAGGATCGTATAGGGGTCTGGGGCTGCTCAGCTGGAGGGCACCTGTCTGCAGTTTTGTCTAATAGTCAAAATTTAGATGCTAGACCTGATTTTAGCATACTAGTGTCACCCGTGATTGATCTTGGTATCTATGCCCATGAGGGCAGTCGTGATAACCTTTTGGGAGTCGGCGCGAGTACCAAGAAAATAGAGGCTTATTCCGTGCAAAATATGGTTAGTTCAGAAACACCTCCTACTATTCTTTTTCATGCAGATGATGACCGGTCGGTTTCCCCAATGAATAGTATCCTCTACTATGAAGCCCTCAAATCTAATAAGACAGCTGCCTCGCTTCACATTTTTAAATCGGGTGGACATAACATTGCCTTGCGAAATAATCCAGGAGCCACACAGTTGTGGACCGAAATATGTGAGGAGTGGTTGATG
- a CDS encoding T9SS type A sorting domain-containing protein — translation MKTTLKTIALSLLVAISTSAFAADKVEKVVSSELNVQIRSAADSKVVVRFDKLVGEEVIVKIYDTEGTLIYSDKDVDSTTYAKAFDLSAYPAGKYAYEVSNDVYSVKKIVELK, via the coding sequence ATGAAAACGACGTTAAAAACAATCGCCCTATCCCTTTTAGTAGCCATTTCGACTTCTGCGTTTGCAGCAGACAAAGTAGAAAAAGTAGTAAGCTCAGAACTAAACGTTCAAATCAGATCTGCGGCAGATTCTAAAGTAGTCGTGAGATTCGACAAATTAGTAGGCGAAGAAGTAATAGTAAAAATCTATGATACTGAAGGCACTTTGATTTATTCAGACAAAGATGTAGATAGCACTACCTATGCAAAAGCTTTTGATCTTTCAGCTTACCCAGCTGGTAAATATGCCTACGAAGTTTCAAACGATGTTTACAGCGTGAAGAAAATCGTTGAATTGAAATAA
- a CDS encoding arylsulfatase, with translation MKKLSLSCLLALMSLIIHAQDKPNILVIFVDDVAPNSLSCYSLGMQYPTPNVDRIAKEGVLFTDHYSQPSCTAGRAAFITGQKPVRTGLTTVGQPGNPLGLKKEDPTLAELLKPHGYMTAQYGKNHLGDLDEHLPTVHGFDEFYGNLYHLNVSEEPEQADYPKNEEFIKKYGPRGIIESFADGKGGQRVKDTGPLTREKMKTFDDELVRRTKDFMKRANDADKPFFIWHATSRMHVYTHLKEESKNLATKISTDGDLFGHGLIEHDGHVGEILDYMEELGIDDNTIVVYTTDNGPEQSTWPHAGTTMFRGEKMTTYEGGLRSPFLVRWPGKIPAGLIRNGISAHEDILPTLMAAVGDENITEDLLKGKKIGKMTYKVHLDGYNNLDYWTGKTDVSARNHFFYYYESSLTALRVGPWKMHFATKERYFDDMVFHTMPQLFNLRKDPFEQYDDIIGFHQIMEKSWVFQPAIGILSEHLATFKEFPPRQAAASLNINEAINKALSTGKH, from the coding sequence ATGAAAAAATTATCCTTATCCTGTCTTTTGGCCTTGATGTCATTGATCATCCATGCACAGGACAAACCAAATATTCTCGTAATTTTTGTAGATGATGTAGCCCCTAACTCACTTAGCTGCTACAGTTTGGGCATGCAATACCCCACTCCCAACGTGGACCGAATCGCCAAAGAAGGAGTGCTATTTACAGACCATTATTCACAACCTAGTTGTACGGCAGGACGAGCCGCATTTATAACTGGTCAAAAGCCAGTAAGAACGGGTCTTACCACTGTAGGCCAACCTGGCAATCCTCTGGGACTTAAAAAGGAAGACCCAACGCTCGCTGAATTACTAAAACCACATGGTTACATGACTGCCCAATATGGTAAAAATCATTTGGGAGATCTAGACGAACACCTCCCTACGGTTCATGGCTTTGACGAATTCTACGGCAACCTCTACCACCTCAATGTATCAGAAGAGCCAGAGCAGGCCGACTATCCAAAAAATGAAGAATTCATCAAAAAATATGGCCCTAGAGGAATCATTGAATCTTTTGCAGATGGCAAAGGAGGGCAACGAGTGAAAGACACTGGTCCACTGACTAGAGAGAAAATGAAAACTTTTGATGACGAATTGGTGCGTAGAACGAAAGATTTCATGAAAAGAGCCAATGATGCAGACAAACCCTTTTTTATCTGGCATGCTACAAGCCGCATGCACGTCTACACTCACCTAAAAGAGGAGTCTAAGAACCTAGCGACTAAAATCAGTACTGATGGTGACCTTTTTGGACATGGCTTGATAGAGCATGATGGACACGTAGGTGAGATTCTGGACTACATGGAAGAGTTAGGAATTGATGATAACACCATCGTAGTTTACACTACTGACAATGGTCCAGAACAAAGCACCTGGCCACATGCAGGCACCACCATGTTTAGAGGTGAAAAAATGACCACCTATGAAGGTGGCCTGCGCTCACCTTTCTTAGTGAGATGGCCTGGCAAAATCCCAGCTGGTTTGATCAGAAATGGAATCTCAGCTCACGAAGACATTCTTCCTACACTAATGGCCGCTGTTGGAGATGAAAACATTACAGAAGACCTTTTGAAAGGTAAAAAAATTGGAAAAATGACCTATAAAGTTCATCTGGATGGATACAACAATCTAGACTACTGGACAGGAAAGACTGATGTTTCAGCTCGCAATCATTTCTTTTACTACTATGAGTCCAGCCTCACTGCTTTAAGAGTCGGTCCATGGAAAATGCACTTTGCTACCAAGGAGAGATATTTTGATGATATGGTGTTCCACACCATGCCTCAACTGTTCAATTTGAGAAAGGATCCGTTCGAGCAATATGATGACATCATTGGCTTCCATCAGATCATGGAGAAATCCTGGGTCTTTCAGCCAGCCATTGGCATTCTATCCGAACACCTGGCTACCTTCAAAGAATTCCCTCCAAGACAGGCAGCTGCCTCACTCAATATCAATGAGGCCATCAATAAAGCACTAAGTACTGGCAAGCATTAA
- a CDS encoding hybrid sensor histidine kinase/response regulator produces MPSYEAAYKRIILDTADLSGQAYFDKIVLSVSKMLGASHCILGKKTTNNKIETISWCSHLKIQDKITYDLKNTPCDNVVGRDTCLVPKGVCQTYPKDLLLQKMSVEAYAGTPIFDKELNHIGILNILSESPFEDIKFVQSILELVGITVSNELQRLLYEEELIRSKEYAENLLNITSGLVVVLDEEFKIKMINQSGLKISGYANVELIGQNWFDIFMPNDPISKDKWINKKSIPDHEECAFVTKSGKELFISWANSKIIENNSVTGTILVGTDITQRKLNDEMLSIALQDRDNFRDALNNSALVSITDLKGQIIYANDKFVELSKYNKEELIGQDHRILNSGYHDRSFWKEMWQSLRQGKSWRNDVRNTAKDGSYYWVDTTVNAVFDANGDIYQYMSVRYDITEKKRAEQELIESERNLKSLFDNSAENILSVDKNYRIQAYNENTAKYFFEKFNAKINKGVNVLDLLPPDQAVRAKSILDKVLAGQHLFLEEEEDNKSKHATNGNKAYRETTYSPIFDHEQIIGASILSRDTTDRKFGEEAMRKMDKLNSIGTLAGGIAHDFNNILLGVFANISMIKDELPKESASREYLEDALNAMNRASGLTKQLLTFSKGGEPIKEEVDLTQMIAEVVKFDLSGSNVKPVFDFPPDLWQAIVDKGQIQQVISNLVINANQAMEHGGILKVNLSNVEMDKNDHPNLEEGKYLKVVIADNGIGIEPHDLDQIFDPYFSTKEFGNGLGLATAYSIIIKHRGFINVSSVKGEGTVFEILLPATDSEPETVKKPLKQNGSTLNNSSPARILVMDDIEMLRKVITRMLEADGFEVFATGEGKTAIEIFAASIANGTPFDVTILDLTVPDGMGGVETIDQILKIDPNARVIASSGYANHQAMSEFKHYGFKNIITKPYTNDELLKVINEVLEE; encoded by the coding sequence ATGCCGTCATACGAAGCAGCATATAAAAGAATAATACTGGACACAGCTGACCTCAGCGGTCAGGCCTATTTTGATAAAATAGTTTTATCAGTATCAAAAATGCTAGGAGCTAGCCATTGTATTTTAGGTAAGAAAACCACGAACAATAAGATTGAAACCATTTCGTGGTGTTCTCATCTTAAAATTCAAGATAAAATAACCTATGATTTAAAAAACACTCCATGTGATAATGTAGTTGGCCGAGACACGTGTTTAGTCCCTAAGGGGGTATGTCAAACCTATCCCAAAGACCTATTGCTACAGAAAATGAGTGTGGAAGCCTATGCTGGCACTCCAATATTTGACAAGGAACTTAATCACATTGGGATTCTCAATATACTTTCAGAATCACCATTTGAGGATATAAAATTCGTGCAATCCATACTCGAATTAGTAGGAATCACTGTATCCAATGAATTACAAAGACTCCTATACGAGGAAGAACTGATTCGATCCAAAGAATATGCAGAGAACCTCTTGAACATCACATCGGGTCTTGTAGTAGTATTAGATGAAGAGTTCAAGATTAAAATGATCAATCAATCCGGCTTGAAGATATCAGGTTATGCAAACGTGGAACTGATTGGGCAAAACTGGTTTGATATTTTTATGCCCAATGATCCAATATCCAAAGACAAATGGATCAACAAAAAATCAATTCCTGATCATGAAGAATGTGCATTTGTCACTAAATCAGGAAAGGAACTATTCATTTCCTGGGCCAATAGCAAAATCATAGAAAACAACTCCGTTACAGGGACCATTCTGGTGGGAACGGACATCACCCAGCGCAAGCTCAATGACGAAATGCTCAGCATTGCCCTGCAGGACAGAGACAACTTCAGAGACGCCTTAAACAACTCGGCTCTGGTGAGCATTACGGATCTGAAAGGTCAAATCATATACGCCAATGACAAGTTTGTAGAATTATCAAAATACAATAAAGAAGAGCTCATAGGACAAGATCATCGCATATTAAATTCTGGTTATCATGACCGAAGTTTTTGGAAGGAAATGTGGCAATCACTCAGACAAGGCAAATCATGGAGAAATGATGTGAGAAACACCGCAAAAGATGGATCTTACTACTGGGTCGACACCACCGTCAATGCTGTATTTGACGCGAATGGAGACATTTACCAATATATGTCGGTTCGCTACGACATCACCGAAAAGAAACGAGCTGAACAGGAATTAATAGAATCTGAGCGCAATCTCAAATCCCTATTTGACAATTCTGCGGAAAACATTCTCTCAGTAGATAAGAACTACCGAATCCAGGCATATAACGAAAATACTGCCAAATACTTTTTTGAAAAATTCAATGCCAAGATCAACAAAGGAGTGAACGTATTGGATCTTCTGCCTCCCGACCAAGCTGTCAGGGCCAAATCCATTCTTGACAAGGTTTTAGCTGGTCAACATCTTTTCCTCGAAGAGGAGGAAGATAATAAAAGCAAACATGCAACTAATGGCAATAAGGCATATCGGGAGACAACCTACTCACCCATATTTGATCATGAACAGATTATTGGAGCCTCTATTTTGAGTAGAGACACTACGGATAGAAAATTTGGTGAAGAGGCTATGAGAAAAATGGACAAGCTCAACAGTATAGGGACCTTAGCTGGCGGTATCGCCCATGACTTCAACAATATCCTTCTTGGTGTATTTGCCAACATATCTATGATCAAAGACGAGCTACCGAAGGAAAGTGCCTCAAGGGAATACCTGGAGGATGCACTCAATGCGATGAATCGCGCGAGCGGCCTCACCAAGCAACTTCTTACATTTTCGAAAGGTGGAGAACCTATAAAGGAGGAAGTTGATCTTACACAAATGATTGCTGAGGTGGTGAAATTCGATTTATCAGGTAGCAATGTAAAACCTGTTTTTGATTTCCCTCCCGATCTGTGGCAAGCCATCGTAGACAAGGGACAAATACAACAGGTCATTTCCAATTTGGTGATCAATGCCAATCAAGCCATGGAACATGGGGGCATTCTTAAGGTCAATTTATCAAATGTTGAAATGGATAAAAACGATCATCCTAATTTGGAAGAAGGGAAATACCTAAAGGTGGTGATTGCTGATAACGGAATAGGAATAGAACCTCACGATTTGGATCAAATTTTTGACCCCTATTTTAGCACCAAAGAATTTGGCAATGGTTTAGGACTGGCCACCGCTTATTCAATTATTATTAAACATCGAGGATTCATTAATGTGTCTTCTGTCAAAGGAGAAGGGACTGTTTTTGAAATACTGCTTCCAGCTACAGATAGTGAACCAGAAACAGTAAAAAAACCTCTAAAGCAAAATGGAAGTACATTAAACAATTCAAGCCCAGCCAGAATATTGGTCATGGATGATATAGAAATGTTGAGAAAAGTCATCACCAGGATGCTTGAAGCAGATGGTTTTGAAGTTTTTGCAACTGGAGAGGGGAAAACTGCCATAGAAATTTTTGCGGCTAGCATTGCTAACGGCACTCCATTCGACGTTACCATTTTGGATCTAACCGTGCCAGATGGAATGGGCGGAGTAGAAACCATCGATCAAATATTAAAAATCGACCCTAATGCAAGAGTAATTGCATCTAGTGGCTATGCCAACCATCAAGCAATGTCTGAATTTAAGCATTACGGATTCAAAAACATCATTACCAAACCCTACACCAACGACGAGTTGCTCAAAGTGATCAATGAAGTGTTAGAAGAGTAA
- a CDS encoding class I SAM-dependent methyltransferase — translation MKDFWDARYREEEYAFGVEPNVFFREILEDHRPAGSILLPAEGEGRNAVYAAKFGLEVYAFDQSMEGKKKAIRFAEKENVKMDYQVGEFTELPFFNQRFDVAALIYAHFEPGLVSSYHKRMAELLKPNGLLVLEGFSTNHLRKQKENPNVGGPKKESMLFSLKQMKADFSILEPILLEEKMVHLNEGRFHQGEGMVIRFVGRKTSRKVK, via the coding sequence ATGAAAGATTTTTGGGATGCCAGGTACAGAGAGGAGGAGTATGCGTTTGGGGTTGAACCCAATGTCTTTTTTAGAGAAATATTAGAAGACCATCGACCCGCAGGCAGCATATTGTTGCCTGCTGAGGGAGAAGGAAGAAATGCCGTCTATGCAGCAAAATTTGGTTTAGAAGTTTATGCTTTTGACCAAAGTATGGAAGGGAAGAAGAAAGCTATTCGCTTCGCAGAAAAGGAGAATGTGAAGATGGATTATCAGGTAGGGGAGTTCACAGAACTTCCCTTTTTTAATCAGCGTTTTGATGTAGCTGCTCTAATATATGCTCACTTCGAGCCTGGTCTGGTTTCGAGTTATCATAAAAGAATGGCCGAGCTACTCAAACCCAATGGTTTATTAGTTTTAGAAGGGTTTAGTACCAATCATCTCAGAAAGCAAAAAGAGAATCCAAATGTAGGTGGTCCTAAAAAGGAGAGTATGCTCTTTAGTCTGAAACAAATGAAAGCTGATTTCTCCATTTTGGAGCCTATACTGCTAGAAGAAAAAATGGTTCATTTGAATGAAGGACGGTTTCACCAGGGAGAAGGCATGGTTATTCGGTTTGTTGGGAGAAAGACTAGCAGAAAAGTGAAATAG
- a CDS encoding DUF302 domain-containing protein, with product MKYYYDRSFDSISFDEAIEKVTASLKDQGFGVLTEIDIQATLKKKLNEDFRPYRILGACNPPYALKALSAEDMIGAMLPCNVVVQEKDGKVIVAAIDPVASMQAVDNEALAPIATEIREKLKVAIDNI from the coding sequence ATGAAATATTATTATGACAGAAGTTTCGATTCCATCAGTTTTGATGAAGCTATAGAGAAGGTCACAGCTTCCTTAAAGGATCAAGGATTTGGTGTCTTGACTGAAATTGACATTCAGGCTACTTTAAAAAAGAAACTGAATGAAGACTTTAGGCCTTATCGCATTTTGGGGGCTTGCAATCCACCCTATGCATTAAAAGCACTCTCTGCGGAAGACATGATAGGTGCCATGCTGCCATGTAATGTGGTAGTGCAAGAGAAGGATGGAAAGGTGATCGTGGCAGCCATAGACCCTGTTGCTTCTATGCAGGCGGTGGATAATGAAGCCCTGGCACCAATCGCCACAGAAATCAGAGAAAAATTGAAAGTAGCGATTGACAATATTTGA